Proteins encoded by one window of Chondromyces crocatus:
- a CDS encoding TAT-variant-translocated molybdopterin oxidoreductase, translating into MKRVPLPIAPDPSGKRWWRSLGEQAGSPEFEHSLPAEFPPGAALPPEGEGRRQFLTIMGASVALATLAGCRRPEEKILPYTRRPEEVVEGNPLFFATTMPFRDNAYGLIVESHEGRPTKIEGNPKHAESAGGTNVWAQASILDLYDPDRTNAPRQKGQTKNWGDASDFLRAEGDRYKAKKGKGLVVLTESHRSPSVAAQLKALLEALPEARVLRYDPFSSDNVREGERLAFGKSLALSLDLAKAKTIVALDADLLSSDGGSPIRQARGFVAGRDVDKNVEPNRLYAIESRLSTTGGSADHRLRLQSRQIPAFTFALAAELSKNGVDTGVAAAAEPKAQGLSEKAKRYVTAIAKELVANRGKVAVVAGRGQPPVVHAVAHLINNALESVGEGKPVRFYAAFDDGREGPSVLTELAQSIAKKEVETLIILGGNPAFDAPSDAKFADAIASVPTSVHLSPVFDETSEKTTWHLNRAHYLEAWGDARTLDGITSVVQPLIAPLFDGKSEIEVLEILLGGNRSGYDIVRANARGTASEAEFEKSWRRALHDGLWAESSAALENVIASTEGVLAALNGFTPPAAEGLEITFRHDDHAYDGRFANNAWLQELPDPMLKQTWGNAAVLSIATANKLGVKDGDVVSLNGAGGSITIPVAIGPGHADDSISLTFGQGRRAALRVARGTGVDTAPLRQSAAFDIAGGISAQRTGNFVQLARTQEHFAMEGRPVAREGNYDEYKKDPQFARKQSIQPPLFNLWTTPTEDQGHAWGMAIDLNACLGCSACVTACQSENNIPVVGADGVTRSREMHWLRIDRYYDGSPEEPNTITQPMLCQHCENAPCEQVCPVAATTHSPEGLNDMAYNRCIGTRYCANNCPFKVRRFNYFHYNKHHDEHRQLQFNPEVTVRSRGVMEKCTFCVQRINRAKIEAKRDGKTRVEDGKIKTACEAACPTQAITFGDLNNASSAVSEKAASPRGYRMLEDINVKPRITYLARIRNKNPELEGA; encoded by the coding sequence ATGAAACGAGTCCCCCTCCCGATCGCTCCTGATCCTTCCGGCAAGCGCTGGTGGCGCAGCCTCGGCGAGCAAGCTGGATCCCCCGAGTTCGAGCACAGCCTGCCGGCCGAGTTCCCTCCCGGCGCTGCGCTCCCGCCCGAGGGCGAAGGCCGTCGTCAGTTCCTCACGATCATGGGCGCCTCCGTCGCCCTGGCGACGCTCGCTGGTTGCCGCAGGCCCGAGGAAAAGATCCTCCCCTACACCCGACGGCCCGAGGAGGTCGTCGAGGGCAACCCGCTCTTCTTCGCGACGACGATGCCGTTCCGGGACAACGCCTACGGTCTGATCGTCGAGAGCCACGAGGGCCGGCCCACGAAGATCGAGGGCAACCCCAAGCACGCGGAGAGCGCCGGCGGCACGAACGTCTGGGCGCAGGCGTCGATCCTCGACCTGTACGATCCCGATCGTACGAACGCGCCCCGCCAGAAGGGTCAGACCAAGAACTGGGGAGACGCGAGCGACTTCCTCCGCGCGGAGGGCGATCGCTACAAGGCGAAGAAGGGCAAGGGCCTGGTGGTGCTCACCGAGTCGCACCGCTCGCCCAGCGTCGCGGCGCAGCTCAAGGCGCTCTTGGAGGCGCTGCCCGAGGCGCGCGTGCTCCGGTACGACCCCTTCTCCAGTGACAACGTGCGCGAGGGCGAGCGGCTCGCCTTCGGCAAGTCGCTGGCGCTGTCGCTCGATCTCGCCAAGGCGAAGACGATCGTCGCCCTCGACGCCGACCTGCTCTCCTCCGATGGGGGGAGCCCGATCCGTCAGGCGCGTGGCTTCGTCGCGGGTCGCGACGTGGACAAGAACGTCGAGCCGAACCGGCTCTACGCGATCGAGAGCCGCCTTTCGACGACGGGCGGGTCGGCAGACCACCGGCTGCGCCTGCAGAGCCGTCAGATCCCGGCGTTCACCTTCGCGCTTGCCGCGGAGCTGTCGAAGAACGGCGTGGACACGGGCGTTGCGGCGGCGGCCGAGCCGAAGGCGCAGGGCCTGAGCGAGAAGGCGAAGCGCTACGTCACCGCCATCGCCAAGGAGCTGGTCGCGAACCGCGGCAAGGTCGCAGTGGTGGCCGGGCGCGGGCAGCCGCCTGTCGTTCACGCGGTGGCTCACCTGATCAACAACGCGCTCGAGAGCGTGGGCGAGGGCAAGCCCGTCCGCTTCTACGCGGCGTTCGACGACGGGCGCGAGGGGCCGTCGGTGCTCACCGAGCTCGCGCAGTCGATCGCGAAGAAAGAGGTGGAGACGCTGATCATCCTCGGCGGCAACCCCGCCTTCGATGCGCCGTCGGATGCGAAGTTCGCCGACGCGATTGCCAGCGTGCCGACCAGCGTGCACCTCTCCCCGGTCTTCGACGAGACCAGCGAGAAGACCACCTGGCACCTGAACCGCGCGCATTACCTGGAAGCCTGGGGCGACGCGCGGACGCTCGACGGAATCACCTCCGTCGTGCAGCCGCTGATCGCGCCTCTCTTCGATGGCAAGAGCGAGATCGAGGTTCTGGAGATTTTGCTCGGCGGCAACCGGAGCGGGTACGACATCGTGCGCGCGAACGCGCGAGGCACGGCCTCCGAAGCCGAGTTCGAGAAGTCCTGGCGGCGAGCACTGCACGACGGTCTGTGGGCCGAGAGCAGCGCTGCCCTTGAGAACGTAATCGCCTCCACCGAGGGCGTGCTCGCGGCGCTCAACGGCTTCACGCCCCCCGCGGCGGAGGGCCTGGAGATCACCTTCCGGCACGACGACCACGCTTACGACGGGCGCTTCGCCAACAACGCCTGGCTCCAGGAGCTGCCTGACCCGATGCTCAAGCAGACCTGGGGGAATGCAGCGGTGCTGTCGATCGCCACGGCGAACAAGCTGGGGGTCAAGGACGGCGACGTGGTCTCCCTGAACGGTGCCGGTGGCTCGATCACCATCCCGGTGGCGATCGGACCAGGGCACGCCGACGACTCGATCTCGCTGACCTTCGGGCAGGGGCGCCGGGCGGCGCTCCGCGTGGCGCGAGGGACGGGCGTGGACACCGCTCCGCTCCGTCAGAGCGCGGCGTTCGACATCGCAGGTGGCATCTCGGCGCAGCGCACGGGGAACTTCGTGCAGCTCGCGCGGACGCAGGAACACTTCGCGATGGAGGGTCGTCCGGTTGCCCGCGAGGGGAACTACGACGAGTACAAGAAGGACCCGCAGTTCGCGCGGAAGCAGTCGATTCAGCCGCCGCTGTTCAACCTGTGGACGACGCCGACCGAGGATCAAGGCCACGCCTGGGGCATGGCCATCGACCTCAACGCCTGCCTCGGCTGCAGCGCCTGCGTGACGGCTTGCCAGTCGGAGAACAACATCCCGGTGGTGGGCGCCGACGGCGTGACCCGCAGCCGCGAGATGCACTGGCTGCGGATCGACCGCTACTACGACGGCTCGCCCGAGGAGCCGAACACCATCACGCAGCCGATGCTGTGCCAGCACTGCGAGAACGCGCCCTGCGAGCAGGTGTGCCCCGTCGCGGCGACGACCCACAGCCCGGAGGGCCTGAACGACATGGCGTACAACCGCTGCATCGGCACGCGGTACTGCGCCAACAACTGCCCGTTCAAGGTCCGGCGCTTCAACTACTTCCACTACAACAAGCACCACGACGAGCATCGGCAGCTCCAGTTCAACCCCGAGGTGACCGTCCGGTCCCGCGGCGTGATGGAGAAGTGCACGTTCTGCGTGCAGCGCATCAACCGCGCGAAGATCGAGGCCAAGCGCGACGGCAAGACGCGCGTGGAAGACGGCAAGATCAAGACGGCCTGCGAGGCGGCGTGCCCGACGCAGGCGATCACCTTCGGTGATCTCAACAATGCGTCGAGCGCGGTGTCGGAAAAGGCGGCGAGCCCCCGCGGCTACAGGATGCTCGAAGACATCAACGTGAAACCCCGGATCACCTACCTCGCCAGGATCCGTAACAAGAACCCGGAGCTCGAGGGCGCATGA